The DNA segment GTATCATAATCCATATGTTAATTATAGGCTACCAATATTTTATACAGGACCATtaggaaaaaatataaatctaagtattcaattaaaataattcaaaaaatactccgtcattttttttaaataacaaatGAAATACCAtactaaagaaataataaaaatgaataatacAACAATTccaccatttaaaaaaaaatacttttattcttttttccCCAACCGTATTAGGGTTTTGTGTTGGAGGCCAAAATTATGGGGATGGGTTTTCTAGCTACCCGAATCCAAACAACCCCCTGGTTCAAGCTCAACCCTTCAAAAGCTCATAAGCTCCTTCTTCTGCGGAGAGTCACCAAGATTTCGATGTCGACAATGCAGGGCCATTCCAAAAGACCCATTTGCCCCTCTTGTTCCAAACCCACGCGAACGTGTCTCTGCTCTCGAATTCTGACACCGTGTTTGCAAAATTCCGTCCACGTAACCATTCTGCAGCACGCTCTTGAGCGTAACCACCCCCTCAATTCTACCAGAATCGCTAGATTGGGCCTCAAGAATCTCACCGTTGCAACTGTTTCTGATGTTAATTTCCAGGCCTGGTTCCAGATTCGATTGTTGGATCCGAATTGCCAAACGGGTCGTGCTGGAAACGTGCAGAATGCACTCCTTTCTCGTCCGCATTGCGAATTTGGAGACTCCCAGAAGTTGTTTTCTGAGAAAAATTCTAACTTGAACGAGACTGATTATGCTGAAAAATGTGGTTTGAGAAATGATCTTGGACGTTTTCTAGATTCTCCCACTCGTGCTGAAGTTGGGACTCAAGTGGGTACCACTGATGGTGCAGTGGTGAATGATGAAGTTGAGAAAAATGCAATCCCTTCAAATTGTGGTTTAATTGGAGGTCTGCATGATGGTAATGGTAGGCTTGCTATTGATTTTGCCATTGGCAAATATGGTGCGGTTATCTCTCTGTCTCATATTTGGATAGCACAAGCACAATGTGAACCCCCCAAGTTAAGCTTTGACAATATTTTGGCTTACCCTGAAGCTTCTGAAGCTCTCTCAGAAGGGTTTTTGGTGAAGAAGTTTCAGAGAAAGCAACTGAATAGGGATGCGGACTTGgaagaagaatgtgaagaatTTGAGCTGGAGGTTTGTTCTGGATCAGTGTTACTATTTCCCTCTGACAAGGCTGTGAATATCAGTGACCTTGATGCGATTGGTTTTGAGGTGAAGAACTTGATTGTATTGGATGGGACATGGGCTAAGGCGAAAAGGATTTACAGTGAAAATCCTTGGTTGAACGTTTTGCCCCATGTGAAGTTGGAAGTGAATGAGGCGAGCTTATATAGTGATGTGAGACATCAACCTAAAGCTGGTTATTTGTCTACCATCGAGAGTATTGTATTTGCCTTGAAGGCAGTTGGGGAGAATCACGAGGCTTTGGATGGTCTCTTGGATACTTTTGAGTCCATGGTTGGTGATCAGAGACGCTGTAAAGAAGAGAGACTGAGCAAACACTTCTCCAGTTGAGGTTCTTTCTTCTCTAGGTTGATCAGCTTGAAAAAGATGCTTAAACCCAAAACAGAAACTATTTACAATAAAATCGTGAACCATGAACTTTGTAAGAGTATCCACATTATGCACATTGCTCAGTGATGTTCTCAAGAAAATAGAGGACAGCCTGTTCCCCTACAGCTTTTGAACAGAATCATGGTTGCTCATGCTAACTGGTCTCAACATCAAACCAAGAGACattacacacaaaacagcaGAAACAGCCAAAGCTATCCAACCACTGGTGATAATGTAAAATGGAGATAATAGTCCACAAACAACATGGAGAAAGAAAAACGGAGGGGGGGAGGAAGGGAAAAGATTTTACCCGCCTCATTTCACCAGATACAGATATCTATTATTAGAACTTAGTTTGTTTGTCTACATATATCTTTGCAAAACTTGCTATGATGGATTAAATGTGTTGGTGCGTAGGTATGATGAGTTAAATTTTAATCGAATCCTGATGATTAATTGTATCTTTTTGATCTAGTGTCAAGAGCTTGATTCAACTAAATGTAAGCAGattatatttatcaaattagGCAAACCCTGAACATTTCATTTAGCCtcttttttttctgaattttttaatatttgaatacATATACCAGCAAAACCAGCAGCAATATACTGGAATACCTGGCTTTTTCCACTCTACCGCAAGGGATACATTGTAGACTAAGTTACCAGACTTATGCTGATCCACATTTAAGGAACAACAGTTGCAGATACAACTCTTAGGGTATCATAAGTGTACTTCAGAGTTCACGTGTCTTCTGATCAACGCATCCTGAGCTGACCAAAGAGTTTATCCAGATATCATCAACTTTTACTGAATTGTCATCATCGTTCCTGTGCCAACTCCAGAGGGCATGAGTGGAGTTTACAATCTTCAGCTCACCATGACCAAAACTGGCTTCACGAAATTCTGACCACTTTGGCTGTGGGTTTATATACCTGTCAATAAACAATCTTGTAAGGACACATCTAGCAACATcgaatgaaaaacaaatttcaGGCTGCATGCATATGATAAACCTCAACATAGCTTTTTACACAAACAAATCAGAGAACAGATTATTTGCAATGTTTCTGGCTGTGAAACTTACTTCCGAGCTAAGCCTTCCCTGTTTCCTCCATCACCTATAGTTAAATGGACGGCACCACAGGGATCCAATCTTCCATCATACACACGTTTCTGACAATCAGAGTATTAAAACCCAGTTTTCATCAAATGGGTGCTTTACAAAGAAAATAACATGCTAAACCATAAAGACATACCGAACGTTCATAAGCGTGAACATGACCAGCAATAACTAAATCAACACTAGCAGCATAAAGCAACGGCTCCATAGCTGCCATCATATCATCCCCTGCACCTTGATGGGCCCTGTTACTATTATACCACGGTACATGAAATGACACAAACAACCAAGGTGTCCTTTTCCTATCTACCTTTGACAGATCTTCCTGGAGACGAAGCATGAATGAAAATTAA comes from the Phaseolus vulgaris cultivar G19833 chromosome 8, P. vulgaris v2.0, whole genome shotgun sequence genome and includes:
- the LOC137823785 gene encoding uncharacterized protein, which codes for MGMGFLATRIQTTPWFKLNPSKAHKLLLLRRVTKISMSTMQGHSKRPICPSCSKPTRTCLCSRILTPCLQNSVHVTILQHALERNHPLNSTRIARLGLKNLTVATVSDVNFQAWFQIRLLDPNCQTGRAGNVQNALLSRPHCEFGDSQKLFSEKNSNLNETDYAEKCGLRNDLGRFLDSPTRAEVGTQVGTTDGAVVNDEVEKNAIPSNCGLIGGLHDGNGRLAIDFAIGKYGAVISLSHIWIAQAQCEPPKLSFDNILAYPEASEALSEGFLVKKFQRKQLNRDADLEEECEEFELEVCSGSVLLFPSDKAVNISDLDAIGFEVKNLIVLDGTWAKAKRIYSENPWLNVLPHVKLEVNEASLYSDVRHQPKAGYLSTIESIVFALKAVGENHEALDGLLDTFESMVGDQRRCKEERLSKHFSS